The Burkholderiales bacterium genome includes a window with the following:
- a CDS encoding long-chain fatty acid--CoA ligase, whose amino-acid sequence MTPPRGDFHERLLRHAAYTPDAPALVHAGETLTYAALAAEVDALALALAARGLGAGAFVALTARREIDHALATLALMVLGLPQVALGSRDPGAMRARLASRVGVTAVLGDRPEDAVPGVRWLDLEGILRAARGRSHRGTALPPPSGASTLHFTGSGTTGEPKIVAFSERQLAMHAETHVGCDGRRVLRPAHIEYNNSRRQRLYTLWRGSACLFADEHCRSLRDQCERDRADWLELSLVHASDLVATCREEGPLAGEVNLRIGGARVPHALRRELIAAASPHLYVSYGTTETSFVAVAGPSMHDAGESVGPPAAHATVEVTRENGAPVAAGEIGAIRIRTPGMASAYVGDPEATARHFRDGWFLPGDLASLDERGILSIHGRMDDMMILNGINIFPVEIERALESHPAVACAVAFAVASDIHGQIPAAAVELRGGGAVSAAELVAWARARLGTRAPRRIEIVAALPRNPQGKVPRREAARLFHGRMS is encoded by the coding sequence ATGACGCCGCCGCGCGGTGACTTCCACGAACGGCTGCTTCGCCACGCGGCGTACACGCCCGACGCGCCCGCGCTCGTCCACGCCGGCGAAACGCTGACCTACGCGGCGCTCGCGGCCGAGGTGGACGCCCTGGCTCTCGCGCTCGCCGCCCGGGGGCTCGGCGCGGGCGCGTTCGTGGCGCTGACCGCGCGCCGCGAGATCGACCACGCGCTCGCGACGCTGGCGCTGATGGTCCTCGGACTGCCGCAGGTGGCGCTCGGATCGCGCGACCCGGGCGCGATGCGCGCACGGCTCGCATCGCGCGTCGGCGTCACGGCCGTGCTCGGCGATCGCCCGGAGGACGCCGTTCCGGGCGTGCGCTGGCTCGACCTCGAAGGCATCCTTCGCGCTGCGCGCGGCCGGTCGCATCGCGGGACGGCGTTGCCCCCGCCCTCCGGCGCGTCGACGCTGCATTTCACCGGTTCGGGCACGACCGGCGAACCCAAGATCGTGGCGTTCAGCGAACGGCAGCTCGCGATGCACGCCGAGACGCACGTCGGGTGCGATGGCCGGCGCGTGCTGCGGCCCGCGCACATCGAATACAACAACTCGCGTCGCCAGCGGCTGTACACGCTGTGGCGGGGATCGGCCTGTCTATTCGCCGACGAACACTGCCGCTCGCTGCGCGACCAGTGCGAGCGCGACCGGGCCGACTGGCTCGAACTCTCGCTCGTCCACGCATCCGACCTGGTCGCGACCTGCCGCGAGGAGGGTCCGCTCGCCGGCGAGGTGAACCTCCGGATCGGCGGCGCACGCGTTCCGCACGCGCTGCGGCGCGAACTGATCGCGGCCGCATCGCCGCACCTGTATGTCTCCTACGGAACGACCGAGACGTCGTTCGTCGCGGTCGCAGGTCCGTCGATGCACGATGCGGGCGAGTCGGTCGGCCCGCCGGCCGCGCACGCGACGGTCGAGGTCACGCGCGAGAACGGCGCGCCGGTCGCTGCGGGCGAGATCGGAGCGATTCGCATCAGGACCCCAGGCATGGCGAGCGCCTATGTCGGCGATCCGGAGGCCACGGCGCGCCATTTCCGCGACGGCTGGTTCCTCCCCGGCGATCTCGCCTCGCTCGACGAGCGTGGCATCCTCTCGATCCACGGGCGCATGGACGACATGATGATCCTGAACGGCATCAACATCTTCCCGGTCGAGATCGAGCGGGCGCTCGAGTCGCACCCCGCCGTCGCGTGTGCGGTGGCGTTCGCCGTCGCGTCGGACATCCACGGCCAGATACCCGCCGCCGCGGTCGAACTTCGGGGCGGCGGGGCGGTCTCGGCCGCGGAACTCGTCGCCTGGGCGAGGGCCCGGCTCGGAACGCGCGCGCCGCGCCGGATCGAGATCGTCGCCGCGCTGCCGCGCAATCCGCAGGGCAAGGTGCCGCGCCGCGAGGCCGCGAGACTGTTCCATGGGAGGATGTCCTGA
- a CDS encoding acyl carrier protein produces the protein MDARILREAMADGLEAGGVSYLTHQGRRRAFVAGERDFTIAELAMDSLARMELCIAIELCTGVSMLPEEIDRHPSLGAIAGEVERRLRA, from the coding sequence ATGGATGCGCGAATACTCCGCGAGGCCATGGCCGACGGCCTCGAGGCCGGCGGCGTCTCCTACCTCACGCACCAGGGTCGCCGCCGCGCGTTCGTGGCGGGCGAGCGCGACTTCACGATCGCCGAACTCGCGATGGACAGCCTCGCGCGGATGGAACTCTGCATCGCGATCGAGCTCTGCACCGGCGTGTCGATGCTGCCGGAGGAGATCGATCGCCATCCGTCGCTCGGAGCGATCGCCGGCGAGGTCGAAAGGCGCCTTCGTGCTTGA
- a CDS encoding DnaJ domain-containing protein — MQFRDYYETLGVPRTATLDDIKRAYRRLARRYHPDVSSEKEAETKFKEVGEAYAVLKDPEKRAAYDRFGANWKSGQEFTPPPDWDAGYEFRGGEAPRGEHADYSEFFESLFGRMGGREAPRRGASPGRGEDHHAKVVIDLEDAYHGARRSLSLRMPEFDAEGRVAMRERTLEVSIPKGIRAGQHLRLAGQGGPGFRGGPNGDLFLEIAFAPHARYRVEGADVSVDVPLAPWDAELGGSVRVPTPSGEVDVAVPAHSGAGRRLRLRGRGIPGDPPGDFYAEVSIVLPRADTEAKKDAYRAMAKAFGAAARTTDRG, encoded by the coding sequence ATGCAGTTCCGCGACTACTACGAGACGCTCGGAGTCCCGCGCACCGCCACACTCGACGACATCAAGCGCGCCTACCGCAGGCTCGCGCGCCGGTACCATCCGGATGTCAGCAGCGAGAAGGAGGCCGAGACGAAGTTCAAGGAAGTCGGCGAGGCCTACGCGGTGCTGAAGGATCCCGAGAAGCGCGCCGCCTACGACCGCTTCGGCGCGAACTGGAAGAGCGGGCAGGAGTTCACGCCGCCGCCCGACTGGGACGCCGGCTACGAGTTCCGCGGTGGCGAAGCCCCGCGCGGCGAGCACGCCGACTACAGCGAATTCTTCGAGTCGCTGTTCGGACGGATGGGCGGGCGCGAGGCGCCGCGGCGAGGCGCGTCGCCCGGTCGCGGAGAAGACCATCACGCCAAGGTCGTCATCGATCTCGAGGACGCCTACCACGGCGCGCGGCGCTCGCTGTCGCTGCGGATGCCCGAGTTCGACGCGGAAGGCCGCGTGGCGATGCGCGAGCGCACGCTCGAGGTGTCGATCCCGAAGGGCATCCGCGCCGGCCAGCACCTGCGCCTCGCCGGGCAGGGCGGCCCGGGCTTTCGCGGCGGCCCGAACGGCGATCTCTTCCTCGAGATCGCGTTCGCGCCGCACGCGCGTTACCGGGTCGAGGGCGCCGACGTCTCGGTCGACGTGCCGCTCGCGCCCTGGGACGCGGAACTCGGCGGCAGCGTGCGCGTACCCACGCCTTCGGGCGAGGTCGACGTCGCGGTGCCTGCGCACTCGGGCGCCGGCCGCAGGCTCCGGCTGCGCGGACGCGGGATCCCCGGCGACCCGCCCGGGGACTTCTACGCGGAAGTGTCGATCGTGCTGCCGCGTGCCGACACCGAGGCGAAGAAGGACGCGTACCGCGCGATGGCGAAGGCGTTCGGCGCGGCCGCGCGCACCACGGATCGAGGATGA
- a CDS encoding MerR family transcriptional regulator: MSDRPAPESADVHVEIDYRLTLVELCRASAAHEDEVRAWIDEGALAPDETIAGEWRFAATTLRRARTAARLAHDFEIDAPAVALVLGLMDEIERLKARLR; the protein is encoded by the coding sequence ATGAGCGACCGGCCCGCACCCGAATCCGCCGACGTCCACGTCGAGATCGACTACCGATTGACATTGGTGGAACTCTGCCGCGCCAGCGCGGCGCACGAGGACGAGGTGCGCGCCTGGATCGACGAGGGCGCGCTCGCGCCCGACGAGACGATCGCGGGCGAGTGGCGCTTCGCGGCGACCACGCTGCGGCGGGCGCGCACGGCAGCGCGCCTCGCGCACGATTTCGAGATCGACGCTCCGGCGGTCGCGCTGGTGCTCGGGTTGATGGACGAGATCGAGCGCCTGAAAGCGAGGCTGCGGTGA
- a CDS encoding xanthine dehydrogenase family protein molybdopterin-binding subunit, which translates to MSTAGGSAARFGSGRAVRRVEDDALLAGRGLFADDAALPGALVVHFLRSPHPHARIVAIDTKAASAMPGVVAVLTGADLLRAGVRPLVQSADFRRADGSPTAAPPQHALAFGVVRHVGECVAAIVAGSPHQARDAAEALDVRYEPLPSVADVDAAVAPGAALVWEDAAGNVACEARHGDAAKVAAAFAAAAHVVSLDLVNQRVIPAPIEPRTTLASVDATGRLEIRTSCQTPTGWRDELAGVLGLAPDAIRVLVGDVGGGFGMKTTLYAEDVVTAHCARTLRRGVRWCAERIDEFLAASHGRDVNTRIEAALDATGRILALRVDSRANLGAYATPAGVVIQLLIGPWVTTSIYDIDTIDVRVRAVLTHTTPTGPYRGAGRPEAIYFLERLMDAVARATGIDPVELRRRNMLRPEQMPWRNPMAKTYDSGQFAKVMDGALALADWRGFEARAARSRQQGRLRGRGIATFLEWTGADVFTERVTVTVSAGEDGQGEIEMFSATQGMGQGLLTTYAQLAVDVFGVPIERIRIVQGDTDRGTGFGSAGSRSLFVGGSAIHVAANETVDEARRLAAEALEASPGDIEYRQGELRIGGTDRSIGLFDLARRQPGGRIVVDSRSSVDDATWPNGCHICEVELDPDTGAVTVEGYWSVNDVGRVVNPMIVVGQLEGGAMQGIGQALCEAFVHDPASGQPLTATFMDYALPRASLVRHFAMTMDESTPCRNNLLGVKGVGELGTIGATPTVANAVIDALVRAGAGERAEALQMPFTSERVWRVLAGAAAG; encoded by the coding sequence GTGAGCACCGCCGGCGGCTCCGCGGCGCGCTTCGGTAGCGGACGCGCGGTGAGGCGGGTCGAGGACGATGCCCTCCTCGCCGGGCGCGGCCTCTTCGCCGACGACGCCGCGCTCCCGGGCGCACTCGTCGTGCACTTCCTGCGCTCGCCGCACCCGCACGCGCGCATCGTGGCGATCGACACCAAGGCGGCGAGCGCGATGCCGGGTGTGGTCGCGGTGCTGACCGGCGCCGACCTGCTGCGCGCGGGCGTGCGCCCGCTCGTGCAGTCGGCCGACTTCCGGCGTGCGGACGGCTCGCCCACCGCGGCGCCGCCGCAGCATGCGCTCGCCTTCGGCGTCGTCCGGCACGTAGGCGAGTGCGTGGCGGCGATCGTCGCGGGGTCGCCGCATCAGGCCCGCGACGCCGCCGAGGCCCTCGACGTGCGCTACGAACCGCTGCCGTCGGTGGCCGACGTCGATGCCGCGGTGGCCCCGGGCGCCGCACTCGTGTGGGAAGACGCGGCCGGCAACGTGGCCTGCGAAGCGCGGCACGGCGATGCGGCGAAGGTCGCGGCGGCGTTCGCAGCGGCGGCGCACGTCGTCTCGCTCGACCTCGTCAACCAGCGCGTGATCCCCGCGCCGATCGAACCGCGCACGACGCTCGCGTCGGTCGACGCGACGGGGCGGCTCGAGATCCGCACGAGCTGCCAGACGCCCACCGGCTGGCGCGACGAACTCGCCGGGGTACTCGGACTCGCGCCCGACGCGATCCGCGTGCTCGTCGGCGACGTCGGCGGCGGCTTCGGCATGAAGACGACGCTCTATGCCGAGGATGTCGTGACCGCGCACTGCGCGCGCACGCTTCGCCGCGGCGTCCGCTGGTGCGCCGAGCGCATCGACGAATTCCTGGCCGCGTCGCACGGGCGCGACGTGAACACCCGGATCGAAGCGGCGCTCGACGCGACCGGGCGCATCCTCGCGCTTCGGGTGGACTCGCGCGCGAACCTCGGCGCGTACGCGACACCGGCGGGCGTGGTCATCCAGCTCCTGATCGGCCCGTGGGTGACGACCTCGATCTACGACATCGACACCATCGACGTCCGCGTACGGGCGGTGCTGACCCACACCACGCCGACCGGACCCTACCGCGGTGCCGGAAGGCCCGAGGCGATCTACTTCCTCGAACGGCTGATGGACGCCGTCGCGCGAGCGACCGGCATCGATCCGGTCGAACTGCGTCGGCGCAACATGCTGCGCCCGGAGCAGATGCCCTGGCGCAACCCGATGGCGAAGACCTACGACTCGGGGCAGTTCGCCAAGGTGATGGACGGCGCGCTCGCGCTGGCGGACTGGCGCGGGTTCGAGGCGCGCGCCGCGCGTTCGCGGCAGCAGGGCAGGTTGCGTGGTCGCGGCATCGCGACCTTCCTCGAGTGGACCGGCGCCGACGTGTTCACCGAACGGGTCACCGTCACGGTGAGCGCGGGCGAGGACGGGCAGGGCGAGATCGAGATGTTCTCGGCCACGCAGGGGATGGGGCAGGGGCTCCTGACCACCTACGCGCAGCTCGCCGTCGACGTGTTCGGCGTGCCGATCGAGCGCATCCGCATCGTGCAAGGCGACACCGACCGCGGCACCGGCTTCGGCAGCGCGGGATCGCGTTCGCTCTTCGTCGGGGGGTCGGCGATCCACGTCGCCGCGAACGAGACGGTCGACGAGGCGCGCAGGCTCGCGGCCGAGGCGTTGGAGGCGTCGCCGGGCGACATCGAGTACCGGCAGGGGGAGCTTCGCATCGGCGGCACCGACCGCAGCATCGGGCTCTTCGATCTCGCGCGAAGGCAGCCGGGGGGACGCATCGTCGTCGACAGCCGCAGTTCGGTCGACGACGCGACCTGGCCGAACGGCTGCCATATCTGCGAGGTGGAGCTCGACCCCGACACCGGCGCGGTGACGGTCGAGGGCTACTGGTCGGTCAACGACGTCGGCCGCGTGGTCAATCCGATGATCGTCGTCGGGCAACTCGAGGGCGGTGCGATGCAGGGCATCGGGCAGGCGCTGTGCGAGGCCTTCGTGCACGATCCGGCTTCCGGCCAGCCGCTCACCGCGACGTTCATGGACTACGCGCTGCCGCGCGCCTCGCTCGTGCGCCACTTCGCGATGACGATGGACGAGTCCACGCCCTGCCGCAACAACCTGCTGGGCGTGAAGGGCGTCGGCGAACTCGGCACGATCGGGGCGACGCCGACCGTGGCGAATGCCGTGATCGACGCGCTGGTGCGCGCCGGCGCGGGCGAGCGCGCCGAAGCGCTGCAGATGCCGTTCACGTCCGAGCGGGTCTGGCGCGTGCTCGCCGGTGCCGCGGCAGGCTGA
- a CDS encoding dodecin domain-containing protein — translation MAKKSGNDGVYRVTEVIGTSTVSWEDAAKHAVAMASKSLRDLRIGEVTKLDMKIEGGKVVAYRARVQLSFKYEG, via the coding sequence ATGGCGAAGAAGAGCGGAAACGACGGCGTCTACCGGGTGACCGAGGTGATCGGCACCAGCACCGTGTCGTGGGAGGACGCCGCGAAGCACGCGGTGGCGATGGCGAGCAAGTCGTTGCGCGACCTGCGCATCGGCGAGGTCACGAAGCTCGACATGAAGATCGAGGGCGGCAAGGTCGTCGCGTACCGCGCGCGCGTCCAGCTCTCGTTCAAGTACGAAGGTTAG
- the pbpC gene encoding penicillin-binding protein 1C, whose translation MLLVALASPAAGPGFDHASPSFAEVRAAFRSSDAVLVDRRGAELGHARVDRSARRLDWIALDDVSPAMVAATLAGEDQRFFEHGGVDWSGLAVAAYDSALRLVDGRRPRGGSTITMQLVGLVDPALRARSGEARSFGQKWDQAAAALALERTWSKREVLEAYFNLSPFRGELVGIGAASRALFAKAPSGLDARESAILVALLRGPSSGPVLVAQRACAVARAVTAAADCDAIRATAAFALAGGYRPRPDRDLAPHLAARLLHTPGERLATTLDADLQAFALATLADHLSGLAERGVSDGAIVVLDNATGEVLAWVGSSGERSQARNVDGVLAPRQAGSTLKPFLYALALDERRLTAASLVDDSPLAIPTARGVYAPQNYDRAFRGSVSVRTALAGSLNVPAVRTLELVGLDRFHDALRALDFDTLTEPADHYGAALALGSADVSLLALANAYRTLANGGAWSRTRVVAAGPGAPMRRPIGVDASGSRRVFGAAAAFVVADILSDRGARAVTFGLENPLATRVWSAVKTGTSKDMRDNWCVGFTSRFTVGVWVGNFSGEPMHDVSGVTGAAPIWRDLVHRLHRDTPSTPPAAPPGLLRTEVTFDPPVETARPEWFLRGTAMRTVRAAARDDEDPAAALAPRIRYPAPDTIIAIDPDIPSARQRVAFVASGDHPSLEWTVDGEPLGERGGRVLWAPVPGRHVVALTDGSGGAASSVTIEVRGAM comes from the coding sequence ATGCTCCTCGTCGCGCTTGCGTCGCCGGCCGCCGGTCCAGGGTTCGACCATGCGTCGCCCTCGTTCGCCGAGGTCCGCGCCGCGTTCCGCTCGTCGGACGCGGTGCTCGTCGACCGCCGCGGCGCCGAACTCGGGCACGCACGCGTCGATCGCAGCGCGCGCCGTCTCGACTGGATCGCGCTCGACGACGTGTCGCCCGCGATGGTGGCGGCGACGCTCGCGGGCGAGGACCAGCGCTTCTTCGAGCACGGCGGCGTCGACTGGTCCGGTCTCGCCGTCGCGGCCTACGACAGCGCGTTGAGGCTCGTCGACGGGCGGCGCCCGCGCGGCGGATCGACCATCACGATGCAACTGGTCGGGCTCGTCGACCCGGCGCTGCGCGCCCGGTCCGGCGAAGCACGCAGCTTCGGCCAGAAGTGGGACCAGGCCGCGGCGGCGCTCGCGCTCGAACGGACGTGGTCGAAGCGCGAGGTGCTCGAGGCGTATTTCAACCTCTCGCCGTTCCGTGGTGAACTCGTCGGCATCGGCGCTGCGTCGCGCGCCCTGTTCGCGAAGGCGCCGTCGGGACTCGATGCGCGCGAGTCGGCGATCCTGGTCGCGCTCCTGCGCGGACCGTCGTCCGGCCCCGTGCTCGTCGCGCAACGCGCCTGCGCGGTGGCGCGCGCGGTGACGGCCGCGGCCGACTGCGACGCGATCCGCGCCACCGCCGCCTTCGCGCTCGCCGGCGGCTATCGCCCGCGTCCCGATCGCGACCTCGCACCGCATCTCGCCGCCCGCCTGCTGCACACGCCAGGCGAGCGGCTCGCCACCACCCTCGATGCCGACCTGCAGGCCTTCGCGCTCGCCACGCTCGCCGACCACCTGTCCGGACTCGCGGAGCGCGGCGTCTCCGACGGCGCGATCGTCGTCCTCGACAACGCGACCGGCGAGGTCCTCGCGTGGGTCGGATCGAGCGGCGAACGCTCGCAGGCGCGCAACGTCGACGGCGTCCTCGCGCCGCGCCAGGCGGGATCGACGCTCAAGCCGTTCCTCTACGCGCTCGCGCTCGACGAGCGCAGGCTCACCGCGGCCTCGCTCGTCGACGACAGCCCGCTCGCCATCCCCACCGCGCGCGGCGTCTATGCGCCGCAGAACTACGATCGCGCGTTCCGGGGCAGCGTGAGCGTACGCACCGCGCTCGCGGGTTCGCTCAATGTTCCGGCCGTCCGCACGCTGGAACTCGTGGGCCTCGACCGCTTCCACGACGCGCTTCGCGCGCTCGACTTCGACACGCTGACCGAGCCCGCCGACCACTACGGCGCCGCGCTCGCCCTCGGGAGCGCCGACGTGTCGCTCCTCGCGCTCGCCAACGCCTACCGCACGCTCGCCAACGGAGGCGCCTGGAGCCGCACGCGCGTCGTCGCCGCGGGCCCCGGCGCACCGATGCGCCGGCCGATCGGTGTCGATGCGAGCGGATCGCGGCGCGTCTTCGGCGCCGCCGCCGCCTTCGTCGTGGCGGACATCCTGTCGGACCGCGGCGCGCGCGCGGTCACCTTCGGACTCGAGAATCCGCTCGCGACGCGCGTGTGGAGCGCCGTGAAGACCGGGACGAGCAAGGACATGCGCGACAACTGGTGCGTCGGCTTCACCTCGCGCTTCACGGTAGGCGTGTGGGTCGGCAACTTCTCCGGCGAGCCGATGCACGATGTCTCGGGCGTGACCGGCGCCGCGCCGATCTGGCGCGACCTCGTCCACCGGCTGCACCGCGACACGCCTTCGACCCCACCAGCCGCGCCGCCCGGGCTCCTGCGCACCGAGGTCACGTTCGATCCGCCCGTCGAAACCGCTCGGCCGGAGTGGTTCCTGCGCGGGACGGCCATGCGAACCGTGCGCGCGGCTGCGCGCGACGATGAGGACCCCGCCGCCGCGCTCGCTCCGCGCATCCGCTATCCGGCGCCCGACACGATCATCGCGATCGACCCCGACATCCCCTCCGCGCGACAGCGCGTTGCGTTCGTTGCCAGCGGCGATCACCCTTCGCTCGAGTGGACGGTGGACGGCGAGCCGCTCGGTGAACGGGGCGGCCGCGTGCTGTGGGCGCCGGTGCCGGGCCGCCACGTGGTCGCGCTCACCGACGGGTCCGGCGGCGCGGCCTCGTCCGTGACGATCGAGGTCCGCGGCGCGATGTGA